A single region of the Triticum dicoccoides isolate Atlit2015 ecotype Zavitan chromosome 2B, WEW_v2.0, whole genome shotgun sequence genome encodes:
- the LOC119367489 gene encoding patatin-like protein 2 isoform X1 — protein MASSSSAGEGARQNTAADKDKLVTVLSIDGGGVRGIIPATILAFLGEEFKKLDGPEARIADYFDVIAGTSTGGLLTVMLTAPDKDGRPLFDAKELAQFYIDESPKIFPQNCRNSFFGKIATALSMVRGPKYNGKYLHALLRRYLGETKLDGTLTNVVIPTFDIAYLQPTIFSSFQLKHSPAKNALLSDIAISTSAAPTFFPAHYFETKDDKGEPRAFNLVDGGLAANNPTLCAMSQVSQNIIEGDGEFIVENPVDYGKFMVVSIGCGLNPKESYSAKDAAKWGILNWIVKDGTAPIVDMFNAASADMVDIHLSVLFGALRSSHRYLRIQYDQLSGSAGSIDDCSKENMDRLVQIGHELLRKNVSRVDLETGRNVEMPGQGTNAEQLARFAKQLSDERRRRKKALQVN, from the exons ATGGCTAGTAGTAGTTCTGCGGGAGAAGGTGCACGCCAGAACACTGCCGCCGACAAGGACAAGCTGGTCACCGTTCTGAGCATCGATGGCGGCGGCGTCAGGGGGATCATTCCGGCCACCATCCTCGCCTTCCTTGGAGAGGAGTTCAAG AAACTTGATGGGCCAGAAGCTAGGATCGCAGACTACTTTGACGTGATCGCCGGCACGAGCACCGGTGGCCTCTTGACGGTGATGCTAACGGCGCCGGACAAGGATGGCCGGCCGCTGTTCGACGCCAAGGAGTTGGCGCAGTTCTACATCGACGAGTCGCCCAAGATCTTCCCACAGAA TTGCAGGAACTCGTTCTTCGGCAAGATCGCCACAGCTCTGAGTATGGTGCGAGGGCCCAAGTACAACGGCAAGTACCTCCATGCACTGCTTCGTCGGTACCTCGGTGAGACCAAGTTGGACGGGACGCTGACTAATGTGGTCATCCCGACCTTCGATATTGCATACCTGCAACCCACGATTTTCTCGAGCTTTCAG TTGAAGCACTCGCCTGCGAAAAACGCACTCCTGTCGGACATCGCGATCAGCACCTCCGCCGCACCGACGTTCTTCCCGGCACACTACTTCGAGACCAAGGACGACAAAGGCGAGCCGAGGGCCTTCAACCTCGTCGACGGCGGCCTCGCCGCCAACAACCCC ACGCTATGCGCGATGAGCCAAGTGTCGCAGAACATCATCGAGGGGGACGGCGAGTTCATCGTGGAGAACCCGGTGGACTACGGCAAGTTCATGGTGGTCTCCATCGGCTGCGGGCTGAACCCGAAGGAGAGCTACAGCGCCAAGGACGCCGCCAAGTGGGGGATCCTGAACTGGATCGTCAAGGACGGCACCGCCCCCATCGTCGACATGTTCAACGCCGCCAGCGCCGACATGGTGGACATCCACCTCTCCGTCCTCTTCGGCGCCCTGCGCTCCTCCCACCGCTACCTGCGAATCCAGTACGATCAGCTGAGCGGGAGTGCGGGTTCCATTGACGACTGCTCGAAGGAGAACATGGACAGGCTGGTGCAGATCGGGCACGAGCTCCTCAGGAAGAACGTGTCCCGGGTGGACCTGGAGACCGGCCGGAACGTGGAGATGCCCGGCCAGGGCACCAACGCGGAGCAGCTCGCCAGGTTCGCAAAGCAGCTGTCCGACGAGCGGCGCCGCCGCAAAAAGGCGCTTCAGGTTAACTAG
- the LOC119367489 gene encoding patatin-like protein 2 isoform X2 yields the protein MASSSSAGEGARQNTAADKDKLVTVLSIDGGGVRGIIPATILAFLGEEFKKLDGPEARIADYFDVIAGTSTGGLLTVMLTAPDKDGRPLFDAKELAQFYIDESPKIFPQKNSFFGKIATALSMVRGPKYNGKYLHALLRRYLGETKLDGTLTNVVIPTFDIAYLQPTIFSSFQLKHSPAKNALLSDIAISTSAAPTFFPAHYFETKDDKGEPRAFNLVDGGLAANNPTLCAMSQVSQNIIEGDGEFIVENPVDYGKFMVVSIGCGLNPKESYSAKDAAKWGILNWIVKDGTAPIVDMFNAASADMVDIHLSVLFGALRSSHRYLRIQYDQLSGSAGSIDDCSKENMDRLVQIGHELLRKNVSRVDLETGRNVEMPGQGTNAEQLARFAKQLSDERRRRKKALQVN from the exons ATGGCTAGTAGTAGTTCTGCGGGAGAAGGTGCACGCCAGAACACTGCCGCCGACAAGGACAAGCTGGTCACCGTTCTGAGCATCGATGGCGGCGGCGTCAGGGGGATCATTCCGGCCACCATCCTCGCCTTCCTTGGAGAGGAGTTCAAG AAACTTGATGGGCCAGAAGCTAGGATCGCAGACTACTTTGACGTGATCGCCGGCACGAGCACCGGTGGCCTCTTGACGGTGATGCTAACGGCGCCGGACAAGGATGGCCGGCCGCTGTTCGACGCCAAGGAGTTGGCGCAGTTCTACATCGACGAGTCGCCCAAGATCTTCCCACAGAA GAACTCGTTCTTCGGCAAGATCGCCACAGCTCTGAGTATGGTGCGAGGGCCCAAGTACAACGGCAAGTACCTCCATGCACTGCTTCGTCGGTACCTCGGTGAGACCAAGTTGGACGGGACGCTGACTAATGTGGTCATCCCGACCTTCGATATTGCATACCTGCAACCCACGATTTTCTCGAGCTTTCAG TTGAAGCACTCGCCTGCGAAAAACGCACTCCTGTCGGACATCGCGATCAGCACCTCCGCCGCACCGACGTTCTTCCCGGCACACTACTTCGAGACCAAGGACGACAAAGGCGAGCCGAGGGCCTTCAACCTCGTCGACGGCGGCCTCGCCGCCAACAACCCC ACGCTATGCGCGATGAGCCAAGTGTCGCAGAACATCATCGAGGGGGACGGCGAGTTCATCGTGGAGAACCCGGTGGACTACGGCAAGTTCATGGTGGTCTCCATCGGCTGCGGGCTGAACCCGAAGGAGAGCTACAGCGCCAAGGACGCCGCCAAGTGGGGGATCCTGAACTGGATCGTCAAGGACGGCACCGCCCCCATCGTCGACATGTTCAACGCCGCCAGCGCCGACATGGTGGACATCCACCTCTCCGTCCTCTTCGGCGCCCTGCGCTCCTCCCACCGCTACCTGCGAATCCAGTACGATCAGCTGAGCGGGAGTGCGGGTTCCATTGACGACTGCTCGAAGGAGAACATGGACAGGCTGGTGCAGATCGGGCACGAGCTCCTCAGGAAGAACGTGTCCCGGGTGGACCTGGAGACCGGCCGGAACGTGGAGATGCCCGGCCAGGGCACCAACGCGGAGCAGCTCGCCAGGTTCGCAAAGCAGCTGTCCGACGAGCGGCGCCGCCGCAAAAAGGCGCTTCAGGTTAACTAG